A DNA window from Streptomyces canus contains the following coding sequences:
- a CDS encoding LacI family DNA-binding transcriptional regulator, whose protein sequence is MTPVGGQGQSPGAPRAVDVARLAGVSQKTVSRVFNGERYVSADVRGRVLRAAEELGYRLNGAARALASGRTRSIGVVALGTALYGPASLLIGIERAARDAGYALRVVNTQEGDPAGVAGAVESLLEQGVDGIVVSEPIDEGSAPLRAGVPVLVLGAPATFGGPRAVAAGVGAESLARAATEHLLELGHVTVHHLAGPQRWFAARDRLQGWRAALAARNREQPPVIEGDWSASSGYTAGHELAAAGDVTAVFAANDDMAVGLIRALLEAGLRVPEDVSVVGFDDIPVSAYVTPPLTTVRQPFDAVAREGLRLLVQAIEKPDAEPAPASDPPVELVVRASTAPPPTGGWHPSSGSRGASDASPTATD, encoded by the coding sequence ATGACGCCAGTGGGAGGACAGGGCCAGAGCCCCGGCGCGCCACGCGCCGTGGATGTGGCCAGGCTGGCCGGTGTTTCGCAGAAGACGGTCTCGCGGGTCTTCAACGGTGAGCGGTACGTGTCCGCCGATGTACGAGGGCGGGTGCTCCGAGCCGCGGAGGAACTCGGCTACCGGCTGAACGGCGCGGCCCGTGCCCTGGCCTCGGGACGTACCCGTTCGATCGGCGTCGTCGCGCTCGGAACCGCCCTGTACGGCCCCGCCTCCCTGCTCATCGGCATCGAGCGGGCCGCCCGGGACGCGGGATACGCGCTCCGGGTGGTCAACACGCAGGAGGGCGATCCGGCGGGTGTCGCGGGGGCCGTGGAGTCGCTCCTCGAACAGGGCGTGGACGGCATCGTCGTGTCCGAACCGATCGACGAGGGTTCGGCGCCGCTCAGGGCCGGCGTCCCGGTCCTGGTCCTCGGCGCGCCCGCGACGTTCGGGGGCCCGCGCGCGGTGGCGGCAGGCGTCGGTGCCGAGTCACTGGCGCGAGCGGCCACCGAACACCTGCTGGAGCTCGGGCATGTGACGGTCCATCACCTGGCCGGTCCGCAAAGGTGGTTCGCTGCCCGGGACCGTCTCCAGGGCTGGCGGGCGGCGCTCGCCGCACGGAACAGGGAACAGCCGCCCGTCATCGAGGGCGACTGGTCGGCCTCGTCCGGCTACACGGCGGGCCACGAACTCGCCGCCGCCGGTGATGTCACCGCGGTGTTCGCCGCCAACGACGACATGGCCGTCGGCCTGATCCGCGCACTGCTGGAAGCGGGCCTGCGCGTGCCGGAGGACGTGAGTGTCGTCGGCTTCGACGACATCCCCGTCTCCGCCTATGTCACCCCACCGCTGACCACCGTGCGCCAGCCGTTCGACGCCGTGGCCCGGGAAGGGCTGCGGCTCCTGGTGCAGGCCATCGAGAAACCGGACGCCGAGCCGGCACCGGCGAGCGACCCACCGGTCGAGCTCGTCGTACGCGCGTCGACGGCGCCCCCGCCGACGGGCGGGTGGCATCCGTCCTCCGGTTCGCGCGGCGCGTCCGACGCGTCGCCGACCGCCACCGACTGA
- a CDS encoding alpha-galactosidase gives MTAAVGTLERSRLWSHPELRLHALLDATGSVRLGAPDQDWAGLVPLVEVTATGHGRLWSGERFIETAIGDRLTYRDHETVRAGGRERTTIRLADPDTGLVAEVVLETAPGAGFLRSQVRLVNEGSTPLRLESVSTLTVGGITDAGGGLDGLTLHWADNDWLAECRWRNASFRDQVVPLNRSAHGHEGRGCFERSSQGSWSTGRHLPMGALTDLSGRAWLWQIESSAGWRFETGEREGAAYVALFGPDDAHHQWQHTLAPGEDFHTVPAVLVRAETGGLDAAFGELTDYRRQIRRDHPDHRALPVIYNDYMNTLMGDPTTDKLLPLIEAAGTAGAEVFVIDAGWYDDDAQGWWDAVGAWQPARGRFPGGIQEVLDAIRGHGMVPGLWLEPEVVGVRSPLADTLPPEAFFRRGGLRVTEHGRYHLDLRHPAARAHLDAVVDRLVGEWGVGYLKLDYNINIGPGTENGPESPGAGLLGHHRAHLDWMSALLDRHPGLVLENCGSGGLRMDYAQLAVTQLQSTSDQQDLLRYPPIAAAAATAVAPEQAAVWAYPQPDHTPDRIAFTLTGALLGRIHLSGFLDRMNDEQFELVRSAIRVYKDIRPEIADARPVWPLGLPDWEDAWIAHGLRGRDATLVAVWRRERAGAPESRTLTLAHLRGVESRPEVLQPTTADATVEWDAAEGKLTVGLPRTDTAVLLRLAATA, from the coding sequence TTGACCGCAGCCGTCGGAACACTCGAGAGATCCCGCCTGTGGTCGCACCCGGAGCTCAGGCTGCACGCCCTCCTGGACGCCACGGGCTCGGTCCGGCTGGGGGCGCCCGACCAGGACTGGGCCGGTCTGGTCCCCCTCGTCGAGGTCACCGCCACCGGGCACGGACGCCTGTGGTCGGGAGAGCGCTTCATCGAGACCGCGATCGGCGACCGCCTGACCTACCGCGACCACGAGACGGTCCGGGCGGGGGGCAGGGAGCGTACGACGATCCGGCTCGCGGACCCGGATACCGGCCTGGTCGCCGAGGTGGTGCTGGAGACCGCTCCGGGTGCCGGTTTCCTGCGCTCGCAGGTGCGTCTGGTCAACGAGGGCAGCACACCCCTCCGGCTGGAGAGCGTGAGCACCCTGACCGTCGGCGGCATCACCGACGCGGGCGGCGGTCTGGACGGACTGACCCTGCACTGGGCGGACAACGACTGGCTCGCCGAGTGCCGTTGGCGCAACGCCTCCTTCCGTGACCAGGTCGTCCCACTGAACCGGTCCGCGCACGGTCACGAGGGGCGCGGCTGCTTCGAGCGCTCCTCGCAAGGGAGTTGGTCCACCGGCCGGCACCTGCCGATGGGGGCGCTCACCGACCTCTCCGGCCGCGCCTGGCTGTGGCAGATCGAGTCCAGCGCGGGGTGGCGCTTCGAGACCGGCGAACGCGAAGGCGCCGCCTACGTCGCCCTGTTCGGCCCCGACGACGCCCACCACCAGTGGCAGCACACCCTCGCGCCCGGCGAGGACTTCCACACCGTTCCCGCCGTCCTCGTCCGCGCCGAGACGGGCGGCCTCGACGCCGCCTTCGGTGAACTCACCGACTACCGCAGGCAGATCCGCCGCGACCACCCCGACCACCGCGCCCTGCCGGTGATCTACAACGACTACATGAACACCCTCATGGGCGACCCGACCACCGACAAGCTCCTGCCTCTCATCGAGGCTGCGGGGACGGCCGGCGCCGAGGTCTTCGTCATCGACGCCGGGTGGTACGACGACGACGCCCAGGGCTGGTGGGACGCCGTCGGCGCGTGGCAGCCCGCCCGGGGCCGTTTCCCCGGCGGCATCCAGGAGGTGCTGGACGCGATCCGGGGGCACGGCATGGTCCCGGGGCTGTGGCTGGAGCCCGAAGTCGTGGGCGTGCGCAGCCCGTTGGCCGACACCCTGCCGCCCGAGGCGTTCTTTAGGCGCGGCGGCCTGCGCGTGACGGAACACGGCCGGTACCACCTGGACCTGCGCCACCCCGCCGCCCGGGCCCACCTCGACGCCGTCGTGGACCGGCTGGTCGGAGAGTGGGGCGTCGGGTACCTCAAGCTCGACTACAACATCAACATCGGACCCGGCACGGAGAACGGCCCGGAGAGTCCCGGCGCCGGTCTGCTGGGCCACCACCGCGCCCACCTCGACTGGATGTCCGCCCTCCTGGACCGGCATCCCGGCCTGGTCCTGGAGAACTGCGGCTCCGGTGGTCTGCGCATGGACTACGCCCAACTCGCCGTCACCCAGCTCCAGTCCACCAGCGACCAGCAGGACCTGCTGCGCTACCCGCCCATCGCCGCGGCCGCCGCCACCGCCGTGGCCCCCGAACAGGCTGCGGTGTGGGCCTACCCGCAGCCCGACCACACCCCCGACCGGATCGCGTTCACGCTCACCGGCGCTCTGCTGGGCCGGATCCACCTCTCCGGCTTCCTCGACCGCATGAACGACGAGCAGTTCGAGCTCGTCCGCTCCGCGATCCGGGTGTACAAGGACATCCGGCCGGAGATCGCCGACGCCCGTCCCGTCTGGCCGCTGGGCCTGCCGGACTGGGAGGACGCCTGGATCGCCCACGGGCTGCGGGGCCGCGATGCGACGCTCGTCGCGGTGTGGCGACGGGAGCGGGCCGGCGCTCCGGAGAGCCGTACGCTCACGCTGGCCCACCTGCGGGGCGTCGAGTCGCGGCCGGAGGTGCTCCAGCCCACGACGGCCGACGCCACGGTGGAGTGGGACGCGGCCGAGGGGAAGCTCACCGTCGGCTTGCCGCGCACCGACACGGCCGTACTCCTCAGGCTGGCCGCGACCGCCTGA
- a CDS encoding IclR family transcriptional regulator — protein sequence MSSNGSEPGGTSSGGVQSVDRAVTVLEILAQRGEAGVSEVAEAIDVHKSTAFRLLGALEAHGMVEQEGERGKYRLGFGIVRLAGAVTGRIDVTKHGRGICERLADKLGETMNIAVLESHHVINLDQVRGRSAITAQNWVGRLTPMHCTSSGKVLLAHLTEQRRDELVAAAGLDRMTARTLTSRQKLEAELVRVREQGYALTVEEYEEGLNAMAAPVRSGDGKVVAALTVSGPAFRLTEERMHELAPVLIEGADELSHRLGYLG from the coding sequence ATGAGCAGCAACGGTTCCGAGCCCGGGGGCACGTCGAGCGGCGGTGTGCAGTCCGTCGACCGGGCTGTCACCGTGCTGGAGATCCTCGCCCAGCGTGGTGAGGCAGGCGTCAGTGAAGTGGCCGAGGCGATCGACGTCCACAAGTCCACCGCGTTCCGTCTGCTGGGCGCGCTGGAGGCGCACGGGATGGTGGAGCAGGAGGGCGAGCGCGGGAAGTACCGCCTCGGCTTCGGCATCGTGCGGCTGGCCGGTGCGGTCACCGGGCGCATCGACGTCACCAAGCACGGCCGCGGGATCTGCGAGCGCCTCGCCGACAAACTGGGCGAGACGATGAACATCGCGGTCCTGGAGTCCCACCATGTGATCAACCTCGACCAGGTGCGCGGCCGGTCCGCCATCACCGCGCAGAACTGGGTCGGCCGGCTGACGCCGATGCACTGCACCTCGAGCGGCAAGGTCCTGCTCGCGCATCTCACGGAGCAGCGCCGGGACGAGCTCGTCGCCGCGGCCGGGCTCGACCGGATGACCGCCCGCACGCTGACCTCGCGGCAGAAGCTGGAGGCGGAGCTGGTCCGGGTCCGCGAGCAGGGCTACGCCCTGACGGTCGAGGAGTACGAGGAGGGTCTCAACGCCATGGCAGCGCCGGTTCGTTCCGGCGACGGCAAGGTCGTCGCCGCCCTCACCGTCTCGGGCCCCGCCTTCCGTCTCACCGAGGAGCGGATGCACGAGCTGGCACCGGTGCTGATCGAGGGCGCCGACGAACTCAGCCACCGGCTCGGCTACTTGGGCTGA
- a CDS encoding GcvT family protein: MAGPRVVIIGAGVVGAALADEISARGWTEVTVVDQGPLPATGGSSSHAPGLVFQANSSKTMTELARYTVEKFCSLDVDGQPCFLQVGGLEVATTPERVTELHRRQGWLTSWGVESRILTADECVDTHPLVNRDRVLAGLHIPTDGLAKAVLAVEAQIRRATERGVTFLARHEVLDVLRADGEVTGVRTDQGDLQADIVVCCAGIWGPKIARMVGMNLPLTPLAHQLAWTGPVPALAGQTEEAVRPILRHQDADLYYRDRHDTLGIGYYGHRPMPITADEILSVDEADGMPSVLKFTEDDFADAWTETQSLLPATREAKIEEAINGLFSFTTDGLPLLGESPDVKGFWVAEAVWVTHSAGVGRALAEWLVDGHCSSFDLHECDVNRFEPHQLAPEYVLARDCQNFAEVYDILHPLQPSGDPRPLRTSPFYARQQELGAFFLEANGWERPHWYEANAGLVEGRSIVTPNDWAARYWSPIVGAEAQATRETVAMYDMTALKRLEVSGRGAADFLERLCTGKVAKSVGSVTYTLLLDHDGGIRSDITVARLAPDLFQVGANGNLDLDWFTRHLPADGTVQVRDITPGTCCIGLWGPLARDVLQPLTDEDFSAAGLKYFRAKRAYIGSVPVTAMRLSYVGELGWELYTTADQGLKLWDTLWRAARPLGGIAAGRGAFNTLRLEKGYRSFGTDMTYEHDPYEAGVGFAVKADKEDFVGKAALERRRADVRRKLTCLTIEDPRAVVMGKEPVYDGQSPVGHVTSAAFGHTIGKGIAYAWLPAELAVAGRALHIGYFDQRVEAVVAEEPLFDPTMSRLRG; this comes from the coding sequence ATGGCGGGACCCCGAGTGGTCATCATCGGAGCGGGCGTCGTCGGCGCGGCACTCGCCGACGAGATCTCCGCACGCGGCTGGACCGAGGTGACCGTGGTCGACCAGGGCCCGCTCCCGGCCACCGGGGGATCGTCCTCGCACGCCCCGGGCCTCGTCTTCCAGGCCAACTCCTCCAAGACCATGACCGAGCTGGCCCGCTACACCGTCGAGAAGTTCTGCTCGCTCGACGTCGACGGACAGCCCTGCTTCCTCCAGGTCGGCGGTCTCGAAGTGGCGACCACACCCGAGCGCGTCACCGAACTCCACCGCCGGCAGGGCTGGCTCACCTCCTGGGGCGTGGAGTCGCGGATCCTGACCGCCGACGAGTGCGTCGACACACACCCCCTGGTCAACCGCGACCGGGTCCTCGCCGGTCTCCACATCCCGACCGACGGCCTCGCCAAGGCCGTTCTCGCCGTCGAGGCGCAGATCCGCCGGGCCACCGAGCGCGGAGTGACGTTCCTGGCCCGCCACGAGGTCCTCGACGTCCTCCGGGCCGACGGGGAAGTGACGGGCGTCCGCACCGACCAGGGCGACCTGCAGGCCGACATCGTCGTGTGCTGCGCCGGCATCTGGGGCCCGAAAATCGCCCGCATGGTCGGCATGAACCTCCCGCTCACCCCGCTCGCCCACCAGCTCGCCTGGACCGGCCCGGTCCCGGCGCTCGCGGGCCAGACCGAGGAGGCGGTGCGCCCGATCCTGCGCCACCAGGACGCCGACCTCTACTACCGCGACCGCCACGACACCCTCGGCATCGGCTACTACGGCCACCGCCCCATGCCCATCACCGCCGACGAGATCCTCTCCGTCGACGAGGCCGACGGGATGCCATCGGTCCTGAAGTTCACCGAGGACGACTTCGCGGACGCCTGGACCGAGACGCAGTCCCTGCTCCCCGCCACCCGCGAGGCCAAGATCGAGGAGGCCATCAACGGCCTGTTCTCCTTCACCACCGACGGCCTGCCCCTTCTCGGCGAGTCCCCGGACGTCAAGGGATTCTGGGTCGCCGAGGCCGTCTGGGTCACCCACTCCGCCGGCGTCGGACGAGCCCTCGCCGAGTGGCTGGTCGACGGCCACTGCTCCTCCTTCGACCTCCACGAGTGCGACGTCAACCGCTTCGAGCCGCACCAGCTCGCCCCGGAGTACGTACTGGCCCGCGACTGCCAGAACTTCGCGGAGGTCTACGACATCCTGCACCCGCTGCAGCCGTCCGGTGACCCGCGTCCGCTCCGCACCAGCCCCTTCTACGCCCGCCAGCAGGAGCTGGGCGCCTTCTTCCTGGAGGCGAACGGCTGGGAGCGGCCGCACTGGTACGAGGCCAACGCGGGCCTGGTGGAAGGCCGTTCGATCGTCACCCCCAACGACTGGGCCGCGCGGTACTGGTCACCGATCGTCGGTGCCGAGGCCCAGGCCACCCGCGAGACCGTCGCGATGTACGACATGACGGCCCTCAAGCGCCTGGAGGTGAGCGGGCGGGGAGCGGCCGACTTCCTGGAGCGGCTGTGCACCGGCAAGGTCGCCAAGTCCGTCGGCTCGGTGACGTACACCTTGCTGCTGGACCACGACGGAGGCATTCGCAGCGACATCACCGTCGCACGGCTGGCCCCCGACCTCTTCCAGGTCGGTGCCAACGGCAACCTCGACCTCGACTGGTTCACCCGCCACCTCCCCGCCGACGGCACGGTCCAGGTCCGTGACATCACCCCCGGTACCTGCTGTATCGGCCTGTGGGGACCGCTCGCCCGGGACGTCCTCCAGCCGCTCACGGACGAGGACTTCTCGGCCGCGGGCCTGAAGTACTTCCGCGCCAAGCGTGCTTACATCGGGTCCGTCCCGGTGACGGCCATGCGCCTTTCCTACGTCGGTGAGCTCGGCTGGGAGCTGTACACCACCGCCGACCAGGGCCTGAAGCTGTGGGACACGCTGTGGCGGGCCGCCCGCCCGCTGGGCGGTATCGCCGCCGGCCGGGGCGCCTTCAACACCCTCCGCCTGGAGAAGGGCTACCGCTCCTTCGGCACCGACATGACCTACGAGCACGATCCGTACGAGGCCGGGGTCGGCTTCGCCGTCAAGGCCGACAAGGAGGACTTCGTCGGGAAGGCGGCACTGGAGCGACGCAGGGCCGACGTGCGGCGCAAGCTGACCTGCCTGACGATCGAGGACCCGCGGGCCGTCGTCATGGGCAAGGAGCCGGTGTACGACGGGCAGAGCCCGGTCGGTCACGTCACCAGCGCGGCCTTCGGCCACACGATCGGCAAGGGCATCGCGTACGCCTGGCTGCCCGCGGAGCTCGCCGTGGCCGGCCGTGCGCTGCACATCGGTTACTTCGACCAGCGCGTGGAGGCGGTCGTGGCCGAGGAGCCGCTGTTCGACCCGACGATGTCCCGCCTTCGGGGGTGA
- a CDS encoding ABC transporter substrate-binding protein produces the protein MARHWRAGAAGLAVLGLTLTACGGAKVGDSSEAGGSGSSGKCGTFNLAVNPWVGYEADAAVVAYVAEHDLKCKVTKKDLKEEIAWQGFGTGEVDAVLENWGHDDLKKKYITQQKTAVEAGSTGNKGIIGWYVPPWLAKAHPDITDWKNLNKYAAKFKTSESGGKGQLLDGDPSYVTNDEALVKNLKLDFKVVYAGSETALIQAYRNAEKNKQWVIGYFYEPQWFLSEVPLVKVDLPAYKSGCDADAAKVACDYPVYDLDKIVSAKFAKSASPAYDLVKKFNWTNDDQNTVAKYIAVDKMTPEAAAKKWVDANRDKVDAWVK, from the coding sequence ATGGCAAGACACTGGCGAGCCGGCGCGGCCGGCCTGGCCGTCCTCGGCCTCACCCTCACGGCCTGCGGCGGCGCGAAGGTCGGTGACTCCTCGGAGGCCGGCGGCTCGGGCAGCTCCGGCAAGTGCGGCACCTTCAACCTCGCGGTCAACCCGTGGGTGGGCTACGAGGCCGACGCGGCGGTCGTCGCGTACGTCGCCGAGCACGACCTGAAATGCAAGGTCACCAAGAAGGACCTCAAGGAGGAGATCGCCTGGCAGGGCTTCGGGACCGGCGAGGTCGACGCCGTCCTGGAGAACTGGGGCCACGACGACCTGAAGAAGAAGTACATCACCCAGCAGAAGACCGCCGTGGAGGCCGGCTCGACCGGCAACAAGGGCATCATCGGCTGGTACGTGCCGCCGTGGCTGGCCAAGGCCCACCCGGACATCACCGACTGGAAGAACCTCAACAAGTACGCCGCGAAGTTCAAGACCTCGGAGTCCGGCGGCAAGGGCCAGCTCCTGGACGGCGACCCGTCGTACGTCACCAACGACGAGGCGCTGGTGAAGAACCTGAAGCTGGACTTCAAGGTGGTGTACGCGGGCAGCGAGACCGCGCTGATCCAGGCGTACCGCAACGCCGAGAAGAACAAGCAGTGGGTGATCGGCTACTTCTACGAGCCGCAGTGGTTCCTGTCCGAGGTACCGCTGGTCAAGGTCGACCTGCCCGCGTACAAGTCGGGCTGCGACGCCGATGCGGCCAAGGTCGCCTGCGACTATCCCGTCTACGACCTCGACAAGATCGTCAGCGCGAAGTTCGCGAAGTCCGCCAGTCCTGCCTACGACCTGGTGAAGAAGTTCAACTGGACGAACGACGACCAGAACACCGTGGCCAAGTACATCGCGGTGGACAAGATGACGCCGGAGGCGGCGGCCAAGAAGTGGGTCGACGCCAACCGCGACAAGGTCGACGCCTGGGTCAAGTAA
- a CDS encoding ABC transporter permease, with amino-acid sequence MTVVMEKPGNPGQTKQAEPPPPVAPVRRISRSMVVAVILVVWLVLFAVLRGKQTLSLAAADLTDLHRWLNDVNDSIGANRNSNPLFLYGFNEIRLVIDNLVTFVQDLISQPSGDRPLPQIGWLGVVGLAGYVSWAVANWRVALLAVAGFTFLGLQGLWQESMDTLSLTLSAVLVALLFALPLGVWAGLSQRANRIVTPFLDFMQTMPTLVYLAPLTLFFLIGGASATIATVIYAAPPAIRISAHAIRSVPATTVEAAASMGATRRQSLLKVLLPMSKRTVVMGINQTVMAALAMVAIAALIDAPGLGKTVVQALQSLDVGTAFNAGLAIVVMAIVLDRVTTAASGRAEAARRSSRPFLKWRRPLLAAGGVVAVVLVYLSHTYVWAAEFPGDGSTGSNIAKAADNVTTWAQDNLSGLTNGFRDAITNGLLNPFQTLLTDSPWWLVGAALIGIAVVLGGWRAGITTAVCVGLLVATGVWSDGMTTLASTVVATVLVMVLGVVFGVWMGRSALADRLVRPTLDAAQVMPPFVYLVPFLALFGATRFTAIVAAIVYAAPVAIKIIADGVRTVPAATVEAATSTGCNTWQIITKVQLPMARSALTLATNQGLIYVLSMVVVGGLVGAGALGYDVVAGFSQGQLYGKGLAAGLAIVLLGVMFDRITQAAARRTSN; translated from the coding sequence ATGACCGTCGTCATGGAGAAACCCGGGAATCCGGGGCAGACCAAGCAGGCCGAACCGCCTCCGCCCGTAGCCCCCGTACGCAGGATCAGCCGGTCCATGGTGGTCGCCGTGATCCTGGTCGTCTGGCTCGTCCTCTTCGCCGTACTGCGCGGAAAGCAGACCCTGTCGCTGGCCGCGGCCGACCTCACCGATCTGCACCGCTGGCTCAACGACGTCAACGACTCCATCGGCGCCAACCGCAACTCCAACCCGCTCTTCCTGTACGGCTTCAACGAGATCAGGCTGGTCATCGACAACCTGGTGACCTTCGTACAGGACCTGATCTCCCAGCCGTCCGGTGACCGCCCGCTCCCGCAGATCGGCTGGCTCGGAGTCGTCGGCCTCGCCGGCTATGTCTCCTGGGCGGTGGCCAACTGGCGGGTCGCGCTGCTGGCCGTGGCCGGCTTCACCTTCCTCGGGCTCCAGGGCCTGTGGCAGGAGAGCATGGACACCCTGTCCCTGACCCTCTCCGCGGTCCTGGTCGCGCTGCTGTTCGCCCTCCCGCTGGGCGTGTGGGCGGGCCTGTCGCAACGGGCCAACCGGATCGTCACCCCGTTCCTCGACTTCATGCAGACGATGCCGACCCTCGTCTACCTGGCGCCGCTGACCCTGTTCTTCCTGATCGGCGGGGCCTCCGCCACCATCGCCACCGTCATCTACGCGGCACCGCCGGCCATCCGCATCTCCGCGCACGCCATCCGTTCCGTGCCCGCGACGACGGTCGAGGCCGCCGCCTCCATGGGGGCCACCCGCAGACAGTCCTTGCTGAAGGTCCTGCTGCCGATGTCCAAGCGGACCGTGGTGATGGGCATCAACCAGACCGTCATGGCCGCCCTGGCCATGGTGGCCATCGCGGCCCTGATCGACGCTCCCGGGCTCGGCAAGACCGTCGTGCAGGCCCTCCAGTCCCTCGACGTCGGTACGGCCTTCAACGCGGGCCTCGCCATCGTCGTCATGGCGATCGTCCTGGACAGGGTCACCACCGCGGCGAGCGGACGCGCGGAGGCGGCCCGGCGCTCCAGCCGCCCCTTCCTCAAGTGGCGGCGGCCCCTGCTCGCTGCCGGGGGCGTGGTGGCGGTCGTACTCGTGTATCTGTCGCACACCTACGTGTGGGCGGCCGAGTTCCCCGGCGACGGCAGCACCGGCAGCAACATCGCCAAAGCGGCCGACAACGTGACCACCTGGGCGCAGGACAACCTGTCGGGGCTGACCAACGGTTTCCGCGACGCCATCACCAACGGCCTGCTCAACCCCTTCCAGACGCTGCTGACCGACTCCCCGTGGTGGCTCGTCGGCGCCGCCCTGATCGGGATCGCGGTGGTGCTGGGCGGCTGGCGCGCCGGCATCACCACCGCCGTGTGCGTGGGACTCCTGGTCGCCACCGGAGTGTGGTCGGACGGTATGACGACGCTGGCCTCGACCGTCGTGGCGACCGTGCTGGTCATGGTGCTCGGCGTCGTCTTCGGGGTGTGGATGGGACGCAGCGCGCTGGCGGACCGGCTGGTGCGGCCCACCCTCGACGCGGCCCAGGTCATGCCGCCGTTCGTCTATCTCGTGCCGTTCCTCGCCCTGTTCGGCGCCACCCGGTTCACGGCGATCGTCGCCGCGATCGTCTACGCGGCACCGGTCGCCATCAAGATCATCGCCGACGGGGTGCGGACCGTGCCCGCGGCCACGGTCGAGGCGGCGACCTCCACCGGGTGCAACACCTGGCAGATCATCACCAAGGTCCAGCTCCCGATGGCCCGCAGCGCCCTGACGCTCGCGACCAACCAGGGCCTGATCTACGTGCTGTCGATGGTCGTCGTCGGCGGCCTGGTCGGCGCCGGGGCCCTCGGCTACGACGTGGTGGCCGGCTTCTCGCAGGGACAGCTGTACGGCAAGGGCCTGGCGGCCGGGCTCGCCATCGTGCTGCTCGGCGTCATGTTCGACCGGATCACTCAAGCAGCGGCTCGCCGCACCAGTAATTGA
- a CDS encoding quaternary amine ABC transporter ATP-binding protein, with the protein MTPTKTEVPPRRGTTEDAAPTPVISVRGLWKVFGPKADQVPGSEELCGLSRRELMDRTGCTAAVRDVHFDVAPGEVFVVMGLSGSGKSTLVRCLTRLIEPTAGEIVFEGEDIRDADERRLRELRRSKFSMVFQHFGLLPHRRVVDNVAFGLEIRGMGRAERTRRALEVVELVGLSGYENSYPDQLSGGMQQRVGLARALAGDPDVLLFDEPFSALDPLIRRDMQSEVIRLHHEVGKTMVFITHDLSEALKLGDRILIMRDGKTVQCGTGDELVGAPADDYVRDFVKDVARGDVLTLRWIMRPATPEDPLDGPELGPDVVVKEATRAVLAADRPVKVVENGKLIGIVGDEEILAVVAGQEGDA; encoded by the coding sequence ATGACCCCCACCAAGACCGAGGTGCCGCCGAGGCGCGGCACCACCGAGGACGCGGCCCCGACACCGGTCATATCCGTGCGCGGGCTGTGGAAGGTGTTCGGGCCGAAGGCGGACCAGGTACCGGGCTCCGAGGAGCTGTGCGGGCTCAGCCGCCGCGAGCTCATGGACCGCACGGGCTGCACCGCCGCCGTGCGCGACGTGCACTTCGACGTCGCGCCCGGCGAGGTCTTCGTCGTCATGGGACTGTCCGGCTCCGGCAAGTCCACCCTGGTGCGCTGTCTGACCCGGCTGATCGAGCCCACCGCCGGTGAGATCGTCTTCGAGGGCGAGGACATCCGGGACGCCGACGAGCGGCGGCTGCGTGAACTGCGGCGCAGCAAGTTCTCCATGGTCTTCCAGCACTTCGGTCTGCTGCCCCACCGCCGCGTCGTCGACAACGTGGCGTTCGGCCTTGAGATCCGCGGCATGGGCCGGGCCGAGCGCACCAGGCGGGCGCTGGAGGTGGTCGAACTCGTGGGCCTGTCGGGGTACGAGAACTCCTATCCCGACCAGCTCTCCGGCGGTATGCAGCAACGCGTGGGCCTGGCACGGGCGTTGGCCGGGGATCCGGACGTCCTCCTCTTCGACGAGCCGTTCTCGGCGCTCGACCCGCTGATCCGCCGTGACATGCAGAGCGAGGTCATCCGGCTGCACCACGAGGTCGGCAAGACGATGGTGTTCATCACCCACGACCTCTCCGAGGCGCTGAAGCTCGGCGACCGGATCCTCATCATGCGCGACGGCAAGACGGTCCAGTGCGGCACCGGCGACGAACTCGTGGGCGCCCCCGCCGACGACTACGTACGCGACTTCGTGAAGGACGTGGCCCGCGGCGATGTGCTGACCCTGCGCTGGATCATGCGCCCGGCGACACCCGAAGACCCCCTGGACGGACCCGAGTTGGGTCCCGACGTCGTGGTGAAGGAGGCCACCCGGGCGGTGCTCGCGGCCGACAGGCCCGTCAAGGTCGTCGAGAACGGCAAGCTGATCGGCATCGTCGGCGACGAGGAGATCCTCGCGGTGGTCGCCGGGCAGGAAGGCGACGCGTGA